ATGCTAACATAATGTCAACCTAAAGATGGGTGTTAATGAGCTGATGAGTTCCAGCAGGAGGGAGTTAAAGCAGGAACCAGTTCCAGTATTAAAACTGTGtgaataaaagaacatttaggTCCACCTGGTGCATGTGGAAGAGGTTTATTATCCTCATTAGAAATGTTAGAATTAATGGAGCAGAAAGCCAAGCTGTTAGATGTGTTAATGGCCATCGATTGTTTAAGCATGTGTGCTTAATCACGCTAATCGTGACTCCTCCAGAACCTCTCCAGATTTTGGCTGGacaaataaaatgatttcctgTCTAAAACTGGCATTTAATTGGTACATTTGAAGACTTGGTGACCATAAAATGCGATCATCATTTGCCAATTACTAACTGTTAGAGAGATAATTTTGCCTCTCTAACCACCTTTTTTACTGTGCGTACTGTTCaggaaatgtttattaaaacacGGGTTGTTTAAATCATTTATCAGATATGTTTTTTGAAGATGACAAATTGAATAAAACTTACGTGACCCTGAACTCATCTGTAGCAGGACATCCAGCGATGTAGCAAGCAGCCCTGGACTTCCCGTCCTCAGTAGAGTTAAAATTGTTGGCAAGGCTTTGTATTTTAGAAAGAGGCCACGGCCCTCGTCACCTCCCAAAATGCTGTGCAAAACCTCAAGAGCTTGGGCCACAATGTCTGCTGTGGGTGGGAAAGCAATAGATGTTTAATTCAATGcttcatgttttacaaaatgtcattGTAAGCTGCAGCATTTAAAATTCCCTTTCATGACTCATGACACCACTATAATGGACTCTCAGCTGATTGGTCGgatgcccacacagacacgactggctgAGTCTGAGGGTGGAATGTTTCCACACTGTTGcgactctgctggctggttaaggCACCTACACAAGAGATGTTTGATTCACAGACAGCAGTAAGGAAGTCTAAGCCACAAGTGTTTGAATAGGAAAGCCTAAAAAGCGCTGGATGGATTACTAAAAGCAGATCACCTGGAGTCATTTCTAAGCAACTTTAGTTCTTCTGTACAAAAAGTTACATATAATTACAACATGCATGGAAAAGTGGTCTCTGTGCTAAACTGTTAACTTATGCAAAAACGATTttcaaacagccaatgaaacTAAGAGTTCAGTAGGAGTTCAACAAGTCATTCAGTTACAGAAAGCTCCAACTGCAGAGCCTCAAaatataatgttaatgttaactCATAAACAACAGTCGTAACTGttgaataaaaataacaaaaagggTTCCAATATTTTTGGCCACGACTGTAGCTGATTTTTCCCAGATGGAGATGGAGCAAGGTTTTCCACATGAGCcagaaaataataaagttgCCTCTGTTGTTGGGTATAAAAGACTTTTCTTTAATTCGGTGTTAGAACGCATGATTGCAAAGCTAAACTTAACTCCTAACACGAATCAATCACTCAAACTTAACCCGCAGAACTTAATCATCTCATTCAGCCTAAATCCTAACCACAACAATCACAACATCGCCACCTGCTGTACGAGACCTGATGTTTCTTTCATTAATACACTGTGTACCCAAAGTAATTGGGCACCTGACCTTGAGCTTAATAGACATTTTGGGGGGGAAAAAATTAAGTGACCTATATgatttttcagctataacaacagccactcttctgagacagcttttcacaagattttcaagtatgtctgtgggaatttgtgccattcAGACTGTAGGCTGCATGgacattaaaatgtcattaataAATTGTTTGATGAAACCAAATATTTTAAGATGAGTGAGGTTTAAGTTTTACAGGCTGATGAAACTCATTATCTGGTTGATTCAGTAACCAAGGGCATGatgaaattttttttgttacagTCTTACCCTGGCTGATGGTTTTGAGGATGATGATGGAGGACAAAAAGCGTGTATGAAGGCAGGAGCTTCTGAGAAAAAGAGGTGATTTTCGATTTATTTCTTCCCCCAATCTTCTTAAAGTTGAGGTTAATAGTAGATGCTGGAACAACAAAACACAACATGTCAGAACATTACAATATCAGATACAAAACCTCCTGCTTAAAAACCTCCTGCTTATGAAATAACAACATACACTGCACATAACACTGTGTCAGAACAGTAATCTAACTTTAGATTTACAGGCTTAGCAGGTACAAAATGTCACCACCTTCTGCTACTGTACCATCAGGAAACCTTTGGGAATTTGTATCATTCCTGCTCACTGTAATATGGACGTGTCAAGCATGGCTCCTGATTAATAAAGATCAACACACTGTCTGTAAATGCATGACAAAAAAAATTTGGCCCCTGTATCATCTCCTTCGAACCTGTGTGTTGAGTTCCAGTTCTGTGAGAGAGCAGTAGATAAATCTCAGTAATGGTAACTGTAGGACTGGTTCGGCATGGTAAAGCTGCTCCACCAAAACTGGAAGAACCTGCAAAGAAAACATACAGATGAGAATATACATGCAGCAACTCAGATGATTAATTTGATGATGTAGAATGTTCTATCATGTAGCTCCTGATTCCTTAATACTGATCGACTCCAGTTGGTGAGTACTCATCATATTgtcagaaaacccacaataattTAGATGTTTTACATCGTGCTTACACAATGGTCACGACAGCAAGGGTAGGTAACAAAACCCCAGTCAAGCAGCAAATATtcaaatcattcagtcacagaagaaGGAATGTCATTTGTCCAACATATGTACTTAAACTTCTAACCTAGAGTGTTTGAAGAACAAAATGTGTCTTTCAGTTCAGAGTCAGACCTGCTTAAATGTGTGTGGATATACAGACCTTGGAACAACGTTCATGTAGGGAGAGatgtggaacaccacacaagtCAAACTCATTCTCAGCTTTCAGGTCGTCACACAAAAAAGGTGGTCCAACCACAATCCAGTCCATCAGAGATGTGAGCAGCTTCACTGTTGTGCTGCTGGATAAATTCtacaaaattgaaaaaaaaaaaaagtttaacattttacattacactggtaatattatgattaatacAGTCTCTTAGTCTGTCTAAATTCCATTTACCTTGCTAGCCTTGTTGGAATGTTGAGGTTTGTCCTGATTGGAGGGTTTGTGATCACATGACTTAGGCACTACGTTTTCTCGACTTTTGTGCGCCACGCAATACTCATGCTTTCTCtgtcaaagaaaaaaacacaccatGAGCACAATTTGaaaataaaactatataaaaaatGCCTAATTTTTATGCCTAAATGGACTGAAATATCTGAAtacctaaaaaacaaacaataattttaaaatttttgATTAAAGATTCGAGATATTGGGCCAATTAGTGTTCACAGtgcaaaataaatgcattttctacTTATAATTGAGACTGAAAACTCTCAGTCTCCTGATCTCAGATCAGGGGGGGGTGTTTCTTGTAATATATTACCTGCAGGTTTTCTAGTCGAGCCTGAACCTTACGAGCTTGCTTCTCGAGCATTGTGTTCTGCTCACTCATCTCATTTAGctatacagaaaaaaacaccaacgtttcatacattttaaagaagtaaatgaatgaaaagaGAAATGAATCCAGTAAAGCTGTGAGTCTCACTTGTTTCTTCATGGTATCATTCAGCTCCTTGATGGAATCAAAACTGGACTTCATTCTtttgatttctttgtttttttctttcagtgCCGCCCTCAGCTGCTCTGTCTCCTGCTGGTGTTGCTTTGgaacagaaagaaaacaaagacaAACTGAGTCATTAATGCAAAGCaacagaaatcattaaaaatgtcaGCATCACCAAGTTTCTATTGTCTCCCaaactgatcacacacacagttaaatcCAAAAGGGATTAGGCACCCCTGCACAAATGACATGTTGTTACCACAACTACTTacaatttaattatttgttattcTACAGCAGCTTAAACCTCCTACAGGTCCTTCGCTGTAATAAAGGGGTCTTGATTTCAGGTGTATTAGGCTTTTTTCAGAAATGTATTGGGCATCAACAgtatttgttctttttgtttttattcgtTAACTGCTTAATTATGATCAGGGTTGTGTTGTGCCTGGTGCTACATAAAAACACTACATGCACCATACGGTATGTGTtgcatactgtataataatgtaataataatatactaataataatcaaatataaaatataataaaataataataaaatacattggcCTGGCATGAACCTGTTGCATGGCATTAATCCGGTCCAGTATGTCTTCCTCTACTGTACGGAGTC
The Trichomycterus rosablanca isolate fTriRos1 chromosome 12, fTriRos1.hap1, whole genome shotgun sequence genome window above contains:
- the LOC134324362 gene encoding coiled-coil domain-containing protein 138-like isoform X2 — encoded protein: MENLAKVSAVSRTEDIDSLPRCQEMKNYSRALKELYHAVSHQPGSGLGWDDSISGGEDELSNRMDDLDETNILWTETDVTLPSNLMGTSSSFEMEPSWFNREEMRDQMRSPTSTEQVYQEMIQIYKKLQVRAAELYEREQELKRREKLFLKHQGTLSRLRTVEEDILDRINAMQQQHQQETEQLRAALKEKNKEIKRMKSSFDSIKELNDTMKKQLNEMSEQNTMLEKQARKVQARLENLQRKHEYCVAHKSRENVVPKSCDHKPSNQDKPQHSNKASKNLSSSTTVKLLTSLMDWIVVGPPFLCDDLKAENEFDLCGVPHLSLHERCSKVLPVLVEQLYHAEPVLQLPLLRFIYCSLTELELNTQHLLLTSTLRRLGEEINRKSPLFLRSSCLHTRFLSSIIILKTISQADIVAQALEVLHSILGGDEGRGLFLKYKALPTILTLLRTGSPGLLATSLDVLLQMSSGSRHLSAFLDACSTDQFFRCTALLLRNQRLDLAIAEKLSVLLQKLSGIRKNRRLFEASSLHLLLQQMQRSSDPARAFLNINLSSVLFNLGMNTHS
- the LOC134324362 gene encoding coiled-coil domain-containing protein 138-like isoform X1, translating into MSNEFPDTDIDMKFEKLKTKYLGKRHQISDCVRAPVTVKCDLNMENLAKVSAVSRTEDIDSLPRCQEMKNYSRALKELYHAVSHQPGSGLGWDDSISGGEDELSNRMDDLDETNILWTETDVTLPSNLMGTSSSFEMEPSWFNREEMRDQMRSPTSTEQVYQEMIQIYKKLQVRAAELYEREQELKRREKLFLKHQGTLSRLRTVEEDILDRINAMQQQHQQETEQLRAALKEKNKEIKRMKSSFDSIKELNDTMKKQLNEMSEQNTMLEKQARKVQARLENLQRKHEYCVAHKSRENVVPKSCDHKPSNQDKPQHSNKASKNLSSSTTVKLLTSLMDWIVVGPPFLCDDLKAENEFDLCGVPHLSLHERCSKVLPVLVEQLYHAEPVLQLPLLRFIYCSLTELELNTQHLLLTSTLRRLGEEINRKSPLFLRSSCLHTRFLSSIIILKTISQADIVAQALEVLHSILGGDEGRGLFLKYKALPTILTLLRTGSPGLLATSLDVLLQMSSGSRHLSAFLDACSTDQFFRCTALLLRNQRLDLAIAEKLSVLLQKLSGIRKNRRLFEASSLHLLLQQMQRSSDPARAFLNINLSSVLFNLGMNTHS